Part of the Drosophila pseudoobscura strain MV-25-SWS-2005 chromosome 2, UCI_Dpse_MV25, whole genome shotgun sequence genome, ATCGGACATGACATGTCAACGGAGCGAGGCCAAACTAAGGAGTGAATCCAGAACTCTGCCAATATGAAAAAACCAACCCCAATTTGATAAGCATTAAAAAGCAGAATGAAGTGAAAGGAAATTAAATCAGATAAATACACATAATAATCGAGTGCATGTTGTAAGCTAGTTGATTTTATCTACTGACTAATAACTCAAGAAACGTAGGGAAGGAAGGATAAATCCGTAAATCcctggacacacacacacacacacacaccctctctctccctctctcccactctctctctatctatgtAGCTGTCTAGCCCCCAAGACATTGCAGCTAATTGTAAGTTCTACGAGCTCTAAGCGAAAACTAGTCCGTAAGCACCAGCCCCCACAAATCCACAAATCTCCCACTAGTCTTAGGCCTGATTTCTgtcataaatttaattttttgggttttgtccGTTCGGGTTtccttttgtttggctttcgcATAAATGCATAAccgtaaatatttatgcacttCGATATGCAATTGCGTAGATATCCTGAGTCTGAATCTGACTCTGAATGCATTCAGCTTGCAGGAATTTCGAGCATTATTTTTCGGTCAAAAATTCAAACTAGAATTGCAGTTTCTGTTGCAATGTGGCCACATGCTGCACCTTTCGATTGGCCATTTGTATCTCCTGCTGCTTTCTCTCTGTCTAGATGGTgacattaaatatttttagtattttctagcAAATACTTTGACACTTGACCTCGTTTCGGGCAACATCCTTTGCcaataaatttcataaaaattcTCATATCGATGTGTAGACTGAGAGTAAGCCTGTCCCGATGTAGATcgaatttcaatattcatttaatttgtgtacttaaaagaaaatagaaaaattcaTGTTTGATATTTGTGTGACATTTGCAAACAATTTACATGGCGAAAATTTATGAAACTCTATTTTATGTGCTCTTATCTCACGAACATGCTCCAAACATGCGcgaaaaagccaaaaaaaaaaaataaaaaatcataaaatataaataaaacagaaaattaTAGCAAATACATTCATTGATCGAACATAACAGAAACGAAAAATGCGACATAAAGCTgcataaaacaaacaatttaaatGATAGCGAAACGAAAGTAAATTtattggattggattgaagggagaagagaagagaacagaacagaaaacagaacgAACTGACTCGCGCGCACTGTATATAACTCTATTGCGAGAATTGTTCGAcagaaaaatgtaaattaattgaatacaCAAACCAAACCAGAGACGTATTCCAAATACTAATGAATTGCATTTAAAcgatacagaaaaaaaaatcaacgacacacacacacatacatatatcgtatatcgtatatatatataaatataaaaataaagataaataaataagaggAGAAACATGAAAGGCAAACACACGGTAgtcaaagaaataaataaaaataaaatcaaacaaataaacgaacaaaatgcaaacatCGTGTGCCCGCAGGAAAAACTGTAGTATGCCTcactcgtatttatttatccaCTTAACGTCCTTTttaattacacacacacacacacacactcatcaacagagagacacacagacgCACTATCCATGGCAGCAAATCCTATAAAAATTCTcggaaattaattaaagttgTCTTTGGGTGCAGGCAGCATCAACTTAATTGCAATTAGGTGAATGCAATGCAAAACCCACACATGGAGATACCCACCCACACAATGCAATCAAACTGGCATTAATTATGGCTTCAAGGCTGTCACCGTCACCCCATACCGCCATACCGAATGATGCCAGGTAGGAAAACAAACCCCAATCGAAGCCCAATCAAAACCCCAATCGAAGTCGAACCGCAAGCAGCTGGTGCGCCAAAAGAGAACAGAAAATAAATGCCCATATCGAAATAAATATCTGCGGTCGCACTTAACGGGTGTCGAGACAATTAACACATTTCCCGTGTATCCATCAAATGCCTGCGGTTCCGTAGCCACACACTGCGGTTAACCGCCCAACACTTATCCCTCAGACTTTTATTTCAACACTGTAACGAACAGAGAGGCCCCACAGGAGTGAGGGCCATGACATTTTGCTAGCTGTAAGCCTATAACCATATAGAGACCATAGTGAGTACTTacaaaacgaaatcaaaataCATTTCTAAGCTCTCCAAGTGTTTTTCATAAGCTCGATTAAcgtatacatacaatacatgtAATTATCAGCAGACCCAAATCtatttgtaaataaatactCGTGTACGTGCATTTGGCATTAGCACTCGCCCCCCTCCTCGAATGGAGTATAATGTGGGCGGGCATACATTTTAAAGATCGACACAGACACCGACACGGTCGAGGTACCCATGATATAGCAAAGATGTAGTCATTAAGTACCAACTAATACGAAAACCAAatacttaaaaatatattgtaaacaaaaaactaaaaaacaaaaactatgtGACAACTTTAACTgacaaatttattgcattacatacaataaaataattaaattactaCATTATTAATACATTATATAGCAGAGATCCATCAATTCCAGGATTCAGAGTCAATATCTGATCACTTGCAAGGTACTCGCTGATCAGCTCGCGGCATTGAGTGTTGATGGCAAAGCCTCGAATTTCGGGGTACCACTCCAAGTCCTTGTAGTCCCCATTTTCATCTACGGCAGGTTGGGGCTGCAGTTGGCCAATCCCACACCCGACCAAGACCCCGGTGACGCGATCTATCAGGGACAGGACTATCAGCCGACCCTTTGCCGGGCATGGGATAAACTCCAGAATCGATGGAATATGACTGACGGCCATTTTCAGGGTATTGGAAAGGAATGTACGAACTTCCATGGTAACTGGCCGGGGCGGCTGCAAAACAGAAGAGCACTGATGCGTTAGTGCTTCAGCAATGACATCCGTATCGAAAACGTAGAAGTTCTCCATAGTTCCATCAGTTGTATAGATCATCCTCAAAGGGGGCTCATACAACGTGGCAATGAGATATCCCAACTCAGTGCACGGCTCGAGACCAGGTACAGCCAATGATTCTCCATCTTCAATCATATTTTCCAGCTCACTATTGGCTGAAAAAACCATCTGCTGATCAAACGGATTTTCGACTTCAGAAGAGGGCCATAATGATCCCATGATGGTCCAAAGAGACTTATCTTATTGTCTTAGCAAACAAATTCAAAGTAAATGGTTAAAGGGTTAAACAATGTCTATCAACGtaacaattattattgttaCCTTTAATGCCGACTTTACTCTCtgaattattttatttttgctgttgtttgaaACAACTCTatggaaaaactaaaaatgtcTAGTCAATACGATACGGCATGACAACCCAATAGTCGGTCTACTCcgttacaataaatacaaacaaatattaatttagtTGAGAGAATAATCCAACAAAATCTCTTTATATTTAACATAATTTATAAAGATTTAACAGCTTTACGGAAAATGCTAAAAATATAAGAGGAAAAaagtaacaaattaaaaaaaaacacaaaacctTTTTCCATGGCCGTAACATCAGGTCAAGGACTCGTTTTTTATTCGCCTCCCAAGGTAAAGAGTGCTGAAGGGGATTTAGGAATTGAATTTTGCCGATTTTCCATTAGGACTACCAATGTCTATCAATTGTTGGCCATCCACAGCCAGTGACCCAATCATTGTGTCTGACGCTTAATCAAAGTGCGGGGGTCTCTCaaaaggaggaggaaaatgaaaaaagggGAATCTCTGCtttaattaaatggaaatggacCCGTTAGCGATGATGGAGGTAAAGTATGAACTAGAAGGAGCTCATGCTCTTTACATTTTGGGCAAATGAATTGTTTCTTGAGAGCAGTTTCAGGTGGTTGGGTTCCCAAAGTGAATGCAGTTTGACTTACTGGCGACCAGTAATCCATGGCAGTAAGTAGCCCCCAGATCTGATGGgattttcaaatgcaaattgtatGCAATCGCAcaagtagcagcagcagcagcagcaaagatGCATAATTTTACCAAAATGAGAACTAATGAGAGAAGAAGAGACGGAGATGAAAAGCTGGCAAAGGAAGAGCCCTGGGAGGTTGACCAACTGCAGTTGCATTTCCCTTCCAGTTCTCATAAACAGGGTCAGACTCGGAGTAGGAAATGCAAAGTGCATTCACATTTTGATTTCATTATTGCAATTTTCAGGGCGCGCCTCATGCCATTCCTGCCTCACTTCCGAGTGCAACGTCATCGCCTCAAGGATCCTTTCCCTCTAATaagagtgcgagtgtgtgtgaatgGCGTGTGCTTCTGTATGGGTGTGCGTGCTCCACCTTCTATGACGCCTATTATGGGTGTACTCTCTTCACAAGGTGAACCATTGAAAGGTGCCTCAAGGAGCCGGAGGAGGATGTGGCGTGGGCTAATGCCAAATCCCGCCGTTCATGCCACACTCGTGGCTCCTAATACTGCTGGAGCTGCAACAAAAACTCCTTTCAATTTGTGGGTGCAAAAGTTTTCGGGGCTTTCGGAAtcaaagccaagccaagcggTCTGAATGAGATTTGAGCTGGCAAAGGATTATGCTGAAAAGCGATTTTATTACCGACAAGGATATCTATTCAGGGAGCAGCTCTGTTGGTCATTTGGCCAGCAATTCGTTCGGGCTCTCTGTTGATTTTGCTCCTTCGACCCACTGAGGCCTTTCTTCCTGCCTCTTTGTTGGCCCGTGAAGGATGTCTGACCGTCTAAGGTggaattcaattcaattcaattagaTACCCCACAAAGATGATGGGAAAAACATTTGAAGattatttatatgaatattcAAATGGCATTCCTTCGCTTTGATGAGGGCCATCCGACCATAAATCATTGTGGCAAACATTCACtcaaatattttccagcatcTGCAACATATTTtcgaaaattatgcaaaagtaAACTGcctctttttcgttttcttttgggtCCAAAGACAGAGCCAAAATTAAAGCGGAAACAGGCAGGACATGAGTAAACAAGGCCCGAGCCGGTGCCGGACCCGGGCCCGAACCCAAGGTTGCTGGcccaaaaattataaatttccGTTTGGAATGAAGTTTCAAAAGTTCTGCATCAATGGCCACAAGGGATTTATTTTTGGGGCGCAAAAGGGTGCCGAGCCGCAGCAGGAGTCCCAACCGGAAGCACCGAAAATGGTGACACCGGACATGAAATAATTCCAATTTTTGGCCATTTCCCCAAAGATTGGGCCAAGACGTAGGAAAGGCCAGAGAGGACCAGAAAAGAAATGAGtgaatttaaatgtttaataaaCTTTCAACCAACTTTTTTCCACTCTTCGCCCCCTTGCTTGGCCAGTTTTCcccactttctctctctctctctctctcttagcCATTTCCCGCAAAGCCGCAAACTGCGAAAATGGCGCCTGGGGAGGGCCAGAAGCTGAACAAGGCGTCGCCGTCATTGCTTTACACTTTTCTTCTAGCACTTttcattcatttaattttacCCGGTCACCTTTTCGCCCCTCGTCCCTTTGCCCATCTGGCACTTGGGTATTTAACGTTTCGCTAATGCCTCCAGCCGCTCCAGCCGCTGCCCCGCTGCGGTGCAAATGGGGCGTGGCATCGTCCTGGACCAGGCCAAAACCAAGGCGACAGTTGGCGGCCGTTTCCTAATTACAAATCACTGGCGGTTCCCATAGAAACCAAAGGAAGAGAGCGGC contains:
- the LOC6897548 gene encoding uncharacterized protein → MGSLWPSSEVENPFDQQMVFSANSELENMIEDGESLAVPGLEPCTELGYLIATLYEPPLRMIYTTDGTMENFYVFDTDVIAEALTHQCSSVLQPPRPVTMEVRTFLSNTLKMAVSHIPSILEFIPCPAKGRLIVLSLIDRVTGVLVGCGIGQLQPQPAVDENGDYKDLEWYPEIRGFAINTQCRELISEYLASDQILTLNPGIDGSLLYNVLIM